Proteins from a single region of Gemmatimonadaceae bacterium:
- a CDS encoding sodium-translocating pyrophosphatase, with amino-acid sequence MMPSLVTTLRRRLPLALTFVLGALATPLATPLFAQAPASPPSSGGEANLIIPDLTQVSFLGINGHKLLLSGLVVCALGLLFGLTIYNRLKNMAVHKSMLDISELIYETCKTYLQNQGKFILLLWVFIGLIAAVYFGMLAPTTDASGAEVHGYPPLKVAVILLFSLIGIAGSYGVAWFGIRVNTFANSRTAFASLRGKPYPCYQIPLSAGMSIGMLLISVELVLMLFILLFIPRDYAGPCFIGFAIGESLGAAALRVAGGIFTKIADIGSDLMKIVFRIKEDDARNPGVIADCTGDNAGDSVGPSADGFETYGVTGVALITFILLAVSSATVQVQLLVWIFVMRIVMIIASGISYLLNEAIAKARYATADRMNFESPLTVLVWLTSIVSVILTYIASYVFIKDLGDGSLWWKLSTVITCGTLAGAIIPEFVKVFTSVDSRHTREVVTSSREGGASLNILSGLVAGNFSAFWLGIVMVALMGIAFGVSTLGVGSLMIAPAVFAFGLVAFGFLGMGPVTIAVDSYGPVTDNAQSVYELSLIEEVPNIKAELQRDYGFTVDFERAKHFLEENDGAGNTFKATAKPVLIGTAVVGATTMIFSIIVALTQGLRPELIANLSLLHPPFLLGLITGGAVIYWFTGASMQAVTTGAYRAVEFIKANIRLEGVTRASVEDSKKVVAICTKYAQLGMFNIFLTVFFFTLAFAFVEPYFFIGYLVSIALFGLFQAVFMANAGGAWDNAKKIVEVELKGKGTELHAATVVGDTVGDPFKDTSSVAMNPIIKFTTLFGLLTVELAVSVANSRGTQFTFVLAGIFFLLALVFVYRSFYSMRIESERPADLPTGAPERVPAR; translated from the coding sequence ATGATGCCTTCGTTGGTGACCACGCTGCGTAGACGACTTCCGCTAGCGCTCACGTTCGTGCTCGGAGCGCTGGCGACGCCGCTCGCCACGCCGCTCTTCGCCCAGGCGCCGGCCTCGCCGCCGTCTAGCGGGGGAGAAGCGAACCTCATCATTCCCGATCTGACGCAAGTGAGCTTTCTCGGCATCAACGGCCACAAGCTGCTGCTGTCGGGACTCGTCGTCTGCGCACTCGGCCTCTTGTTCGGTCTAACGATTTACAATCGCCTCAAGAACATGGCCGTGCACAAGTCGATGCTGGACATCTCCGAGCTGATTTACGAAACGTGCAAGACGTATCTGCAGAATCAGGGAAAATTCATCCTCCTGCTGTGGGTGTTCATCGGTTTGATTGCGGCCGTGTACTTCGGTATGCTTGCGCCGACGACCGACGCGTCAGGCGCTGAAGTACATGGATATCCGCCGCTCAAGGTGGCGGTCATCCTGCTGTTCAGTCTCATCGGCATCGCTGGTAGTTACGGCGTTGCTTGGTTCGGCATCCGCGTGAATACGTTCGCAAACTCGCGGACGGCATTCGCGAGTCTCCGCGGTAAGCCGTATCCGTGCTATCAGATTCCACTCTCGGCGGGAATGAGCATTGGCATGTTGCTCATCTCGGTCGAGCTCGTGCTGATGCTTTTTATTCTGCTCTTTATTCCGCGGGATTATGCGGGTCCGTGTTTCATTGGATTCGCAATCGGTGAGTCGCTCGGCGCAGCCGCCCTCCGAGTCGCGGGCGGTATTTTCACGAAGATCGCGGACATCGGTTCGGACCTGATGAAGATCGTCTTCCGCATCAAGGAGGACGACGCACGCAACCCCGGCGTGATCGCGGATTGCACGGGCGACAACGCGGGCGATTCGGTGGGTCCGAGCGCCGACGGTTTCGAGACGTACGGCGTCACGGGCGTCGCGCTCATCACCTTCATCCTGCTCGCGGTGTCCAGCGCGACGGTGCAGGTGCAGCTCCTGGTGTGGATCTTCGTGATGCGCATCGTGATGATCATCGCGTCCGGTATTTCATATCTTCTGAACGAAGCGATCGCCAAAGCGCGCTATGCGACCGCTGACCGGATGAACTTCGAATCGCCGCTCACGGTCCTCGTGTGGCTCACGTCGATCGTATCGGTCATTCTCACCTACATCGCCTCGTACGTGTTCATCAAGGACCTCGGCGACGGCAGCTTGTGGTGGAAGCTTTCGACAGTCATTACCTGCGGCACGCTCGCCGGTGCGATCATTCCCGAATTCGTAAAGGTCTTTACGTCCGTTGACTCGCGACACACACGCGAAGTGGTGACCTCTTCGCGCGAGGGCGGGGCATCGTTGAATATTCTTTCCGGGCTCGTGGCGGGAAACTTCAGTGCGTTCTGGCTCGGCATCGTCATGGTCGCGCTGATGGGGATCGCGTTCGGCGTGAGCACGCTCGGCGTCGGTTCGCTGATGATTGCCCCGGCGGTGTTCGCATTCGGCCTCGTCGCGTTCGGCTTCCTCGGTATGGGTCCGGTGACGATTGCCGTCGACTCGTACGGGCCGGTGACGGACAATGCCCAGTCGGTGTACGAGCTGTCGCTCATCGAAGAAGTGCCTAACATAAAGGCTGAGCTCCAGCGTGATTACGGCTTCACCGTCGACTTCGAGCGCGCGAAGCACTTCCTCGAGGAGAACGACGGAGCGGGGAACACGTTCAAGGCGACAGCGAAGCCGGTGCTCATCGGAACGGCGGTCGTTGGTGCGACGACGATGATCTTCTCGATCATCGTGGCACTCACGCAGGGCCTGCGTCCCGAGCTCATCGCCAACCTGTCGCTCTTGCATCCGCCGTTCCTGCTCGGACTCATCACGGGCGGCGCGGTGATTTACTGGTTCACCGGTGCATCGATGCAGGCGGTGACGACGGGCGCGTATCGCGCCGTCGAGTTCATCAAGGCCAACATTCGACTGGAAGGCGTAACAAGAGCCTCCGTCGAAGACTCGAAGAAAGTGGTGGCGATCTGTACGAAATACGCGCAGCTCGGAATGTTCAACATCTTCTTGACGGTGTTCTTCTTCACGCTCGCGTTCGCGTTCGTCGAGCCATACTTCTTCATCGGTTACCTCGTCTCCATCGCGCTATTCGGGTTGTTCCAGGCGGTGTTCATGGCGAATGCTGGTGGTGCGTGGGACAACGCGAAGAAAATTGTCGAGGTCGAGCTGAAGGGGAAGGGCACGGAGCTGCATGCAGCTACGGTCGTGGGTGATACGGTTGGCGATCCGTTCAAGGACACCTCCTCGGTCGCGATGAACCCGATCATCAAGTTCACCACGCTGTTCGGTCTTCTCACGGTCGAGCTGGCGGTGTCGGTGGCGAATTCGCGCGGCACGCAGTTCACCTTCGTCCTCGCGGGAATTTTCTTCCTTCTCGCGTTGGTGTTCGTGTATCGCTCGTTCTACAGCATGCGCATCGAATCCGAGAGGCCGGCGGACCTGCCGACGGGCGCGCCCGAGCGGGTGCCTGCGCGCTGA
- a CDS encoding amino acid permease — MTSVAAPKTGAGSSSPTQQANPEFIKAMTLTDATMLVAGSMIGSGIFIVSASMSRTLGSPFWLLLAWIVTGVVTLLGALSYGELAAMFPRAGGQYVFLRESMGPLMGFLYGWTLFLVIQTGTIAAVAVAFGRFLGVLWPTISPNRYAWFPQADVCSRWLGCTDSANAIQLGLTPQRLVALVSIAVLTWINLRGVREGKIVQTTLTIVKTGALAMLILIGITVGRNATALAANFSNGHFFGTVDVSGAFVIAFGAALVGSLFSSDAWNNVTFAAAEVQNPKRNLPLALVLGTGLVTLLYVLANVGYLNVLPMAGDPQGATAIARGIASATQDRVATAALEVVFGAAGATIMAIAILISTFGCNNGLILAGARVYYAMARDGLFFRRVGTLNARRVPAAGLIVQSIWTALLCLTGSYGQLLNYVIFAALVFYALTTIGLFILRAKRPDMERPYRAFGYPVLPAVYIALTTLVMLLIVLSPSTRQDAFLGLVLVLIGIPVFFLWRRIEPSSPGAASRV; from the coding sequence ATGACGAGCGTGGCCGCCCCCAAGACCGGCGCGGGGTCGTCGAGTCCGACGCAGCAAGCCAATCCGGAATTCATCAAGGCGATGACCCTGACCGACGCGACGATGCTCGTCGCGGGCTCGATGATCGGTTCGGGAATTTTCATCGTCTCCGCGAGCATGTCGCGGACGCTCGGCTCTCCCTTCTGGTTGCTGCTCGCGTGGATCGTGACCGGTGTCGTCACGCTGCTCGGAGCGCTCTCGTATGGCGAGCTGGCGGCGATGTTTCCTCGAGCGGGCGGCCAGTACGTGTTTCTTCGCGAGTCCATGGGTCCACTGATGGGATTTCTCTACGGATGGACCCTTTTTCTCGTCATTCAGACTGGAACGATCGCCGCCGTCGCGGTGGCATTCGGGCGGTTTCTCGGCGTGCTCTGGCCCACGATCTCGCCGAATCGTTATGCATGGTTCCCCCAGGCGGATGTCTGTTCGAGGTGGCTCGGGTGCACCGACTCCGCGAACGCCATTCAGCTCGGCCTAACGCCACAACGGTTGGTTGCACTCGTGAGCATCGCGGTGCTGACGTGGATCAACCTGCGTGGCGTCCGCGAGGGGAAGATCGTGCAGACGACGCTCACGATCGTGAAGACCGGCGCGCTCGCCATGCTCATTCTCATCGGCATCACTGTCGGTAGGAACGCGACGGCGCTCGCCGCGAATTTTTCGAACGGTCACTTCTTCGGCACCGTGGACGTCTCGGGCGCATTTGTCATCGCGTTCGGTGCCGCACTCGTCGGCTCGTTGTTCTCGAGCGACGCGTGGAACAACGTGACCTTCGCTGCCGCCGAGGTGCAGAACCCGAAGCGAAACTTGCCGCTGGCCCTCGTGTTGGGCACCGGGCTCGTGACGCTGCTCTATGTTCTCGCGAATGTCGGATATCTCAACGTCCTCCCGATGGCCGGCGATCCACAGGGCGCGACGGCGATCGCACGCGGCATCGCGAGCGCGACGCAGGATCGCGTGGCCACGGCGGCGCTCGAGGTCGTGTTTGGCGCCGCGGGGGCGACGATCATGGCCATCGCGATTCTGATCTCGACCTTCGGTTGCAACAACGGGCTCATTCTCGCCGGAGCGCGTGTGTACTACGCGATGGCGCGCGACGGGCTGTTCTTCCGTCGGGTGGGGACCCTGAACGCGCGACGGGTGCCAGCTGCCGGCCTGATCGTGCAGTCGATCTGGACGGCCCTGCTCTGCCTAACGGGGAGCTATGGTCAACTGCTCAATTATGTGATTTTCGCGGCGCTCGTGTTCTATGCGCTGACGACGATCGGTCTGTTCATTCTGCGGGCGAAGCGTCCCGATATGGAGCGACCTTATCGGGCCTTTGGCTATCCCGTGCTCCCCGCCGTGTACATCGCGTTGACGACGCTCGTCATGCTGCTCATCGTTCTCTCGCCGTCGACGCGGCAGGACGCCTTCTTGGGTCTGGTGCTCGTACTCATCGGTATTCCAGTATTCTTCCTCTGGCGCCGGATCGAACCATCGTCTCCCGGTGCCGCCTCACGAGTGTGA
- a CDS encoding amino acid permease: protein MPSLFSRKPISELLVEGEHPNALKRALGAGDLIMLAIGAVIGAGIFGAIGTAAAGQTDAAGHIIRTGAGPALVLSFLLLGFACALAGLCYAELASMIPQAGSAYAYAYATLGEIVAWIIGWDLILEYAVGNVAVAISWGDYFKTLTGGLFGAPLWLTTGYRTALLSSDPAIHGLLQTAPHLAGVAILINVPAAIIVLLVTWLLMMGVRESARANNIMVAVKLVVLALFVVVGFMHIDPKNYHPFAPNGWTGIHQGAAIVFFAYIGFDAISTAAEETKNPQRNMPLGILGGLAICTIIYIIIGAVLTGMAPSSQLGVADPLARALQIAGLDRLSRLLSLGAVVSMTAVLLVFQYGQPRIFFAMARDGLLPKWAAKVSGKHRVPHITTLLTGLFVAAWSLIGDAGETYDLTNIGTLFAFVLVCIGVLVLRHTDPDRERPFRVPMVWPVTIVGAALCVYVMRGLPPQAWERFGWWLAIGLVLYFSFGFRNSTLRRSMRPELPDLSSTRPRERVP from the coding sequence ATGCCTTCACTCTTCTCGCGAAAGCCTATTTCGGAGCTGCTGGTCGAAGGTGAGCACCCCAACGCGCTGAAGCGTGCGTTGGGCGCCGGCGATCTGATCATGCTGGCGATCGGCGCGGTGATCGGCGCGGGGATCTTTGGCGCGATTGGTACCGCGGCCGCGGGGCAAACCGACGCGGCGGGCCACATCATTCGTACGGGCGCCGGACCGGCGCTTGTTCTTTCTTTCTTGCTCCTCGGCTTCGCCTGCGCGCTCGCTGGCCTCTGTTACGCCGAGCTGGCGTCGATGATCCCACAGGCGGGTAGCGCGTACGCGTACGCGTATGCGACGTTAGGCGAGATCGTCGCCTGGATCATCGGCTGGGATCTGATCCTCGAGTATGCCGTCGGCAACGTCGCCGTCGCGATCTCGTGGGGAGATTACTTCAAGACGCTCACGGGAGGGCTCTTCGGGGCACCGCTCTGGCTCACGACGGGCTATCGCACGGCACTGCTCAGCTCCGATCCTGCGATTCACGGTCTGCTACAGACCGCGCCGCATCTCGCTGGTGTTGCGATCCTCATCAATGTGCCGGCGGCCATCATCGTCTTGCTGGTCACCTGGCTGCTGATGATGGGTGTCCGCGAGAGCGCGCGGGCGAACAACATCATGGTCGCGGTGAAGCTCGTCGTCCTTGCGCTCTTCGTCGTTGTCGGGTTCATGCACATCGATCCGAAGAACTATCATCCCTTCGCGCCTAACGGCTGGACGGGGATTCATCAGGGCGCGGCGATCGTCTTCTTTGCCTACATCGGCTTCGACGCCATATCGACGGCGGCTGAGGAAACGAAGAATCCTCAGCGAAACATGCCGCTTGGGATTCTTGGCGGGCTGGCGATCTGTACGATTATCTACATCATCATCGGCGCCGTGCTCACGGGTATGGCGCCATCTAGCCAGCTGGGCGTCGCCGATCCGCTCGCGCGCGCGCTGCAGATCGCCGGGCTCGATCGCCTGAGCCGCCTGCTCTCGCTCGGTGCCGTCGTCTCGATGACCGCCGTCTTGCTTGTCTTTCAGTACGGCCAGCCGCGCATTTTTTTCGCCATGGCACGGGACGGACTGCTCCCGAAGTGGGCCGCGAAAGTCAGTGGCAAGCATCGCGTTCCACACATAACGACCCTCCTTACCGGATTGTTCGTTGCCGCGTGGTCGCTCATTGGCGATGCCGGCGAGACATATGATCTGACGAACATCGGAACGTTGTTCGCGTTCGTGCTCGTCTGCATCGGTGTGCTTGTGCTTCGCCATACGGACCCGGATCGTGAACGACCATTCCGGGTACCGATGGTCTGGCCGGTGACGATCGTCGGCGCCGCGTTGTGTGTGTATGTGATGCGGGGCCTGCCTCCTCAGGCATGGGAGCGATTCGGGTGGTGGCTGGCGATCGGGCTCGTGCTGTACTTTAGCTTTGGTTTCCGCAACTCAACCCTGCGGCGCAGCATGCGCCCTGAGCTCCCCGACCTCTCCTCGACGCGACCACGCGAGCGAGTGCCATGA
- a CDS encoding BadF/BadG/BcrA/BcrD ATPase family protein, with protein sequence MTLVVIGIDGGGSKTRAMVADEHGGKIADVVGPASAVRPGRVDESAAVIADVVRDALASCEMTHVMPRVLCVGVAGVGRDAERQELWQALVSRELADEIVIHSDFSVALDDAFGDGPGVLLISGTGSIAFGRSPTGATARCGGWGPVFGDEGSGAWIGRKALSVVAAASDGREPETSLTGAILTAAQVNELAELINWAASATPQGLASLAPVVMSVADAGDLRANSIVSLAVEELALHIRALARQLFVDERAALPVALTGGMLQRGSTLRRRLEHRLKTAVPGAQLSTEEVIPVRGAVRGALRFVGESMT encoded by the coding sequence GTGACGCTCGTCGTCATTGGCATCGATGGCGGCGGCTCCAAGACACGCGCGATGGTCGCCGACGAGCATGGCGGCAAGATCGCCGACGTCGTCGGTCCAGCGAGTGCCGTTAGGCCGGGCCGGGTGGACGAGTCCGCGGCGGTCATCGCCGACGTTGTGCGAGACGCGCTCGCCTCGTGCGAGATGACGCACGTCATGCCGCGCGTACTCTGTGTGGGTGTCGCCGGGGTCGGACGCGACGCCGAGCGGCAGGAGCTATGGCAAGCGCTCGTGAGCCGCGAGCTGGCGGACGAAATTGTCATTCACTCGGACTTCAGCGTTGCGCTCGACGACGCATTTGGCGATGGACCTGGCGTGCTGCTGATCAGCGGGACGGGGTCGATCGCGTTTGGCCGCAGCCCGACCGGCGCGACCGCTCGCTGCGGCGGCTGGGGTCCGGTGTTCGGAGATGAAGGGAGTGGCGCGTGGATCGGCCGAAAGGCGCTCTCCGTCGTCGCGGCGGCGAGCGATGGCCGCGAGCCGGAGACGTCGCTCACGGGTGCCATTCTCACCGCGGCGCAGGTGAACGAGCTGGCGGAGCTCATCAATTGGGCGGCGTCCGCAACGCCGCAGGGCCTCGCCTCTCTCGCGCCCGTAGTGATGAGCGTCGCCGATGCGGGGGACCTGCGCGCGAATTCGATTGTGAGTCTCGCCGTGGAGGAGCTCGCCCTGCACATCCGCGCTCTGGCACGTCAGCTGTTCGTCGATGAGCGTGCGGCGCTGCCCGTCGCCCTCACCGGCGGCATGCTCCAGCGCGGGTCGACGCTGCGCCGCCGTCTCGAGCATCGGCTCAAGACGGCGGTGCCAGGCGCTCAGCTGAGCACTGAAGAAGTGATCCCAGTGCGCGGTGCAGTGCGCGGCGCGCTGCGATTTGTCGGCGAGAGCATGACGTAG
- a CDS encoding dicarboxylate/amino acid:cation symporter, with amino-acid sequence MTYSAAPADTANGSAAPRRGLRRVSLTQWILVSMVVGILLGWLFPESARDAHHGWAATDLNVLSTVFLRMIKSLIVPLLFGTLVVGIAGHGDDMRRVGKLALRSIIYFEVVTTLALAVGLIVVNVLKPGRGVDLGAASAAEGTQLAATHTTLSGVLEHTVPQSFFDAATRNEVLQIVFFSILFAVALSQVKQERAKTFMLSACESLSEVMFKFTGIVMKFAPIGIGAAIAVTISKSGLGVLRNLGILVLALYGALIAFVVFVLVPVMIIARVPVRRFLRAVREPWLIAFTTASSEAALPLAMEKMEALGVPRRIVAFVLPTGYSFNLDGSTLYLALASVFAAQAAGIDMPISTQLVMMLTLMLSSKGVAAVPRAALVILSGALTQFNLPLQAVAVILGVDALMDMARTSINLFGNCLATVVMARWDGEFDRPAASTPVADALAGRRLEAPAVETPVA; translated from the coding sequence ATGACTTATAGCGCAGCACCTGCCGACACGGCGAACGGCTCGGCCGCTCCGCGACGCGGACTCCGACGCGTATCGCTGACGCAGTGGATCCTGGTCTCGATGGTCGTCGGGATCCTTCTGGGTTGGCTCTTTCCCGAGAGCGCACGCGACGCGCATCACGGCTGGGCGGCGACGGATCTGAACGTCCTGTCGACGGTGTTCCTGCGCATGATCAAGTCGTTGATCGTGCCGCTGCTGTTCGGAACGCTCGTCGTCGGCATCGCCGGGCATGGCGACGACATGAGACGCGTCGGCAAGCTTGCTCTGCGCTCGATCATCTATTTCGAGGTCGTGACGACGCTCGCCCTGGCGGTTGGGCTGATCGTCGTGAATGTCCTGAAGCCGGGTCGCGGCGTGGACCTCGGTGCGGCATCGGCGGCCGAAGGTACACAACTCGCCGCGACGCACACGACGTTGAGCGGTGTGCTCGAGCATACCGTGCCGCAGAGCTTCTTCGACGCGGCGACGCGCAACGAAGTGCTGCAGATCGTCTTTTTCTCGATCCTCTTCGCCGTGGCGCTGTCGCAGGTGAAGCAGGAGCGTGCGAAGACGTTCATGTTGAGCGCGTGCGAAAGTCTCTCCGAGGTGATGTTCAAGTTCACGGGCATCGTGATGAAGTTCGCGCCGATCGGCATCGGCGCCGCAATTGCCGTGACGATCTCGAAGAGCGGCCTCGGTGTATTGCGGAATCTCGGGATTCTGGTGCTCGCGCTCTACGGCGCGCTGATCGCCTTCGTCGTCTTCGTGCTCGTGCCGGTAATGATTATTGCGCGGGTCCCGGTGCGCCGATTCCTGCGCGCGGTGCGTGAGCCGTGGCTCATCGCGTTCACGACGGCGTCGTCGGAGGCGGCGCTGCCACTGGCGATGGAGAAGATGGAGGCGTTAGGCGTCCCCCGCCGTATCGTCGCCTTCGTGTTGCCGACGGGCTATTCGTTCAATCTCGATGGCAGTACGCTCTATCTCGCGCTCGCGTCGGTCTTCGCGGCGCAGGCAGCCGGGATCGACATGCCAATCTCGACGCAGCTCGTGATGATGCTGACGCTGATGCTCTCGAGTAAGGGAGTCGCCGCAGTACCGCGTGCGGCGTTGGTCATCCTCTCCGGGGCGCTCACGCAATTCAATCTGCCGCTTCAGGCGGTCGCGGTGATTCTCGGTGTCGATGCGCTGATGGACATGGCGCGCACATCGATCAATCTGTTCGGCAACTGCCTTGCGACGGTCGTGATGGCACGGTGGGATGGTGAATTCGATCGTCCTGCTGCATCGACGCCGGTCGCGGACGCGCTTGCGGGGCGGCGGCTCGAGGCGCCCGCGGTCGAGACACCGGTTGCCTAA
- a CDS encoding sodium:solute symporter, with the protein MTRGLSALDAVVILLYLVGTTLLGIWVGRKQRDAKDYFVAGRTIPWWAVMFSVVASETSALTFISIPGLAYIGNLGFLQVSVGYLLGRIVVATVLLPRYYQGELVTAYALLEQRFGLATRRFTSVVFMLTRGLADSVRVFATAIPIALILNGVVPRQWVMPTAVLVLGTLTIIYTYRGGMRAVVWTEILQASVYIIGGIAALVLLGKLVNGGWSQIVATAGPAGKLKFIDFYTGFDRPHTVFAGLIGGAFLSMASHGADQLIVQRLLSARTLKDAQVAIVGSGVAVTLQFTLFLLIGVGLWALYGPNHGFAKPDDVFPTFILQYMPHGLLGLVLAAILAATMSTHSGAINSLAAAATHDIYLPLTGGRADDPRTLRVGKIFALLWGVVLTGGALLFPQNQQTPVVVVALSIASFTYGGLLGGFFLGILWRRARQSDAILGMSLGILAMAFVVFAKQIAAAVPALAGVLQPLGSIAWPWYVLIGTMITIVVGMLSSFTHAGAAPAAASDVRSTPMRGQAS; encoded by the coding sequence ATGACCCGCGGACTCTCCGCACTCGACGCGGTCGTCATCCTGCTCTATCTCGTTGGCACGACCCTGCTCGGTATCTGGGTTGGCCGGAAGCAGCGCGACGCGAAGGACTACTTCGTCGCCGGCCGCACGATTCCCTGGTGGGCGGTCATGTTTTCCGTCGTTGCCAGTGAGACGAGCGCGCTCACGTTCATCAGTATCCCCGGGCTCGCCTACATCGGCAATCTCGGATTCCTTCAGGTCTCGGTTGGGTATCTCCTGGGTCGTATCGTCGTCGCGACGGTTCTGCTGCCGCGCTACTACCAGGGCGAGCTCGTGACGGCCTACGCGCTCCTCGAACAACGCTTCGGTCTCGCCACACGACGCTTCACATCGGTCGTGTTCATGCTGACGCGTGGGCTCGCCGACTCCGTGCGCGTCTTCGCGACGGCGATTCCGATCGCGCTCATCCTCAACGGTGTGGTACCAAGGCAGTGGGTCATGCCGACGGCAGTGCTCGTCCTTGGGACGCTGACGATCATTTACACCTATCGCGGCGGGATGCGCGCCGTCGTCTGGACCGAAATTCTCCAGGCGAGCGTGTACATCATTGGCGGCATCGCGGCGCTCGTCCTATTGGGGAAGCTCGTGAATGGCGGCTGGTCGCAGATCGTGGCAACGGCTGGACCGGCGGGCAAATTGAAGTTTATAGACTTTTATACAGGCTTCGATCGACCGCACACGGTATTCGCCGGATTGATCGGCGGCGCATTCCTGTCGATGGCGTCGCACGGCGCCGACCAGCTGATCGTCCAGCGCCTGCTGTCGGCGCGCACGCTCAAGGATGCCCAGGTGGCAATCGTCGGCAGTGGCGTCGCCGTGACGTTGCAATTCACGCTCTTTCTCCTGATCGGCGTGGGGCTGTGGGCGCTGTACGGCCCCAACCATGGCTTCGCGAAGCCCGACGACGTATTTCCGACGTTCATTCTGCAGTACATGCCGCACGGCCTGCTCGGACTCGTGCTCGCTGCGATTCTCGCCGCCACGATGAGCACACACTCCGGCGCGATCAATTCGCTCGCGGCCGCTGCGACGCACGATATCTATCTCCCGCTCACGGGAGGCCGCGCTGACGATCCGCGCACGCTGCGGGTCGGAAAGATCTTTGCGCTCCTCTGGGGCGTGGTTCTCACCGGCGGAGCCCTGCTCTTCCCTCAGAACCAACAGACTCCCGTTGTCGTCGTCGCGCTTTCGATCGCTTCGTTCACCTACGGTGGTCTCCTCGGAGGCTTTTTTCTCGGTATCTTGTGGCGTCGCGCGCGGCAGTCCGATGCAATTCTCGGCATGTCGCTCGGCATTCTCGCGATGGCCTTCGTGGTCTTCGCCAAGCAAATCGCCGCCGCGGTACCGGCCCTGGCCGGCGTTCTTCAGCCGTTAGGCAGCATTGCGTGGCCCTGGTATGTTCTCATTGGAACGATGATCACCATCGTGGTTGGCATGCTTTCTTCATTCACACACGCCGGCGCCGCGCCGGCCGCCGCGTCCGACGTGCGCTCGACTCCGATGCGGGGGCAGGCATCGTGA